Proteins encoded within one genomic window of Hahella chejuensis KCTC 2396:
- a CDS encoding trypsin-like serine protease, which produces MKLCKKPLLIGMMTGLTFTAANVYANGPDNIDTYRSITAKIVGGEEASEGEFPFMVYLQYNGGQWCGASVVSDYYVLTAAHCTSGRSASSFKAVVGLHRQNDMSDAQVIQVTEVINHPGYNSNTMQNDIALLKVAQKIDEKYTRITLGGSNDIYDGLTTTVIGWGDTSEGGNSPNALQKVDVPVVSLDECRSAYGSSNIHNHNVCAGLKQGGKDSCQGDSGGPLFINQAGEFRQLGVVSWGDGCARPNKYGVYTAVPSFTSWINSHTGGDDGGDDGGDDGGDNGDATSLSNGKALTDLSGAAGSSKYYVLDVPAGASGLSFKIAGGSGDADLYVKAGEKPTSSSYDCRPYKNGNTESCADLPVKPGKYYVMLQGYSAYSGLSLTGSYSGGDDGGDNGDGSEGNGVESGLSGGSGEWLHFSDVIPEGVSTLTVKISGGSGDADLYVRQGRQPSGSRFQCRPYKDGNNESCVIPNPSAGEWFMSLRGYSAFSGVTLEWTSQ; this is translated from the coding sequence ATGAAACTGTGCAAAAAACCCCTGCTTATAGGGATGATGACCGGACTGACGTTCACCGCCGCCAATGTCTACGCCAACGGTCCCGACAATATTGATACCTACCGCAGCATCACTGCGAAAATCGTGGGCGGAGAAGAAGCGTCTGAAGGCGAATTCCCGTTCATGGTGTACCTGCAGTACAACGGTGGCCAGTGGTGCGGCGCTTCCGTGGTCAGCGACTATTATGTGCTCACCGCCGCGCACTGTACTTCCGGACGCTCCGCCAGCAGCTTCAAGGCGGTTGTAGGTCTACATCGTCAAAACGATATGAGCGACGCCCAGGTCATTCAGGTGACGGAAGTCATCAACCACCCGGGCTACAACTCCAACACCATGCAAAACGATATTGCGTTGTTGAAAGTCGCTCAGAAAATCGACGAAAAATACACCCGCATCACTCTGGGCGGATCTAACGATATCTATGACGGCCTCACGACCACAGTCATCGGCTGGGGGGATACGTCCGAAGGCGGCAACTCTCCCAACGCGCTGCAAAAAGTAGACGTGCCAGTCGTGTCTCTGGATGAATGCCGCAGCGCTTACGGCAGCAGCAACATCCACAACCATAACGTCTGCGCCGGCCTCAAGCAGGGCGGTAAAGATTCATGTCAGGGCGACTCCGGCGGCCCATTGTTCATCAACCAGGCGGGGGAGTTCCGTCAATTGGGCGTGGTGAGCTGGGGCGACGGCTGCGCGCGGCCTAACAAGTACGGCGTCTATACAGCGGTGCCCAGCTTCACCAGCTGGATCAATTCCCATACCGGCGGAGATGATGGTGGAGACGACGGCGGGGATGATGGCGGCGACAACGGCGACGCCACCAGCCTGAGCAACGGCAAAGCCCTGACCGATCTGAGCGGGGCCGCCGGCAGCTCGAAATACTATGTGCTGGATGTTCCCGCTGGCGCCAGCGGCCTTTCCTTCAAGATTGCAGGCGGCTCCGGCGACGCCGACCTGTACGTGAAGGCGGGCGAGAAGCCGACTTCTTCCAGCTATGACTGCCGCCCCTATAAAAACGGCAACACCGAGTCCTGCGCGGACCTTCCCGTGAAGCCTGGCAAGTACTACGTCATGCTGCAGGGTTACAGCGCTTACAGCGGCCTGAGCCTGACCGGTTCTTACAGCGGCGGCGATGATGGCGGTGACAACGGCGACGGCAGCGAAGGCAACGGCGTTGAAAGCGGTCTGAGCGGCGGTTCTGGCGAGTGGCTGCATTTCAGCGACGTTATTCCAGAAGGCGTATCCACACTGACCGTTAAGATTTCCGGCGGCAGCGGCGACGCAGACCTGTACGTGCGTCAGGGCAGACAGCCCAGCGGCAGCCGGTTCCAGTGTCGTCCTTATAAAGACGGCAACAACGAGTCCTGCGTCATTCCTAACCCTTCAGCCGGCGAGTGGTTTATGAGCCTGCGCGGCTATAGCGCTTTCAGTGGCGTCACTCTGGAGTGGACGTCTCAGTAA
- a CDS encoding OmpP1/FadL family transporter gives MKHFQDKVVRSLVTGAALALSNSALAAGFQLVEHSASGMGRAYAGEAAIADDASVLAANPAAMSLIDKSTFSGALSFIDPNVEVDGTRNIGPLPNLDAGKDSAAPSALVPAVYYVHPLNDQVTVGIGAFSNFGLETDYGNDYGASDIANKTSITTVNINPSIAYKLSDQFSVGFGINYVKAEAELLSTMPDGTGPLARAKNVDLSGDGDTWGWNAGVLWNLSQDTRLGLSYRSKLSIKLEGDIKSDTVAAFNDSGSLTVDLPDITELSLFQRINDQLAVHASVTYMGWENFDNLEVKLNSGLDQVLKEENWDDSIRYAIGATYNVDDNLTLRAGLALDETPVAEENRSLSIPDADRMWYSIGATYKVNANISVDAGYTHLNGDKVYLSEESTLGRFNGSSEGDANLYSVQLNWVM, from the coding sequence ATGAAGCACTTTCAAGATAAAGTAGTAAGATCTCTAGTGACTGGCGCAGCGCTGGCGCTGAGTAATTCCGCCCTGGCGGCAGGTTTCCAACTTGTGGAGCACAGCGCGTCAGGAATGGGCCGGGCCTACGCCGGCGAAGCCGCAATCGCCGATGACGCCAGCGTGCTGGCGGCCAACCCGGCTGCGATGTCGCTGATCGATAAAAGCACGTTCAGCGGCGCATTGAGTTTTATAGACCCTAACGTCGAGGTTGACGGCACTCGCAACATAGGTCCTTTGCCCAATCTGGATGCGGGTAAAGACAGCGCCGCCCCAAGCGCGCTGGTTCCCGCTGTTTATTATGTACACCCCTTAAATGATCAGGTAACCGTCGGCATTGGCGCATTTTCCAACTTTGGTCTGGAAACTGACTACGGCAATGACTACGGCGCAAGCGACATCGCCAACAAAACCAGCATTACAACCGTCAATATCAATCCCAGCATCGCTTATAAGTTAAGCGACCAGTTCAGCGTGGGCTTTGGTATCAACTATGTAAAGGCGGAAGCAGAGCTTTTATCCACAATGCCTGATGGCACTGGCCCTCTGGCCAGAGCCAAGAATGTCGATCTTTCCGGCGACGGCGATACCTGGGGCTGGAATGCAGGCGTACTTTGGAACCTAAGCCAGGACACCCGCTTGGGCCTGTCCTACCGCTCCAAGCTATCCATTAAGCTGGAAGGCGATATCAAGTCGGACACCGTGGCCGCATTTAACGACAGCGGTTCATTAACGGTAGATCTGCCGGACATTACCGAGCTGTCTCTGTTCCAACGTATAAACGATCAGCTTGCCGTACACGCCAGCGTCACTTACATGGGCTGGGAAAACTTCGACAATCTGGAAGTTAAACTGAACAGCGGTCTTGATCAGGTGCTGAAAGAGGAAAACTGGGACGATTCCATCCGTTACGCGATTGGCGCAACCTATAATGTCGACGATAACCTGACTTTGAGAGCAGGTCTGGCGCTGGACGAAACGCCTGTTGCGGAAGAAAACCGCAGCCTGAGCATCCCTGACGCGGACCGTATGTGGTACAGCATTGGCGCCACCTATAAAGTTAACGCCAACATCAGTGTCGATGCAGGTTATACCCATTTGAACGGCGACAAGGTTTACCTGTCTGAAGAGTCTACTTTGGGTAGATTCAACGGCTCCTCCGAAGGCGACGCCAATCTGTACTCCGTACAGTTGAACTGGGTAATGTAA
- a CDS encoding M23 family metallopeptidase — MKKKRALLILLGIIIVWTVAPESPTIPVQGATSKDWNANTFWYEPWGKSGVHKGIDIFADAGTPVVSPTYGVVVFRGELGLGGKVVAVLGPKWRIHYFAHLKDHSVYPGYLVRTGTPLGTVGDTGNAKGKPPHLHYSAVTLLPYPWRADDATQGWKKMFFLDPNEVLGVK; from the coding sequence GTGAAAAAGAAACGTGCGCTGCTTATTTTACTGGGAATAATCATCGTATGGACGGTGGCGCCGGAGTCTCCGACCATACCGGTGCAGGGAGCGACCAGCAAAGACTGGAACGCCAATACATTTTGGTATGAACCCTGGGGGAAGTCCGGGGTGCACAAAGGAATAGATATCTTCGCTGATGCGGGAACGCCGGTTGTGTCTCCTACTTATGGCGTCGTGGTGTTTCGCGGCGAGCTCGGTTTGGGCGGAAAAGTGGTGGCGGTGCTGGGGCCAAAGTGGCGCATACATTACTTCGCGCATCTTAAGGATCATTCGGTATATCCAGGCTATCTGGTGCGAACGGGAACGCCGCTAGGAACCGTGGGAGACACTGGCAACGCCAAAGGCAAGCCGCCTCATTTGCATTACTCAGCCGTGACATTGCTGCCTTACCCATGGCGGGCGGATGACGCTACGCAAGGCTGGAAGAAAATGTTCTTTCTCGATCCCAACGAAGTATTGGGCGTGAAGTGA
- a CDS encoding DUF2269 family protein: MEWYPLVKLIHILSSTLLFGTGLGTAFYMWRADCSGDVRVIAVVARNVVLADWLFTTPAVIIQPLTGFLMLHWLNIPYSTPWIWMSLALFILVGLCWLPVVWLQIQVARGAETALREGTGFNYPHRAYMRIWYALGWPAFFAVIGIFYLMVTKQGW, translated from the coding sequence ATGGAGTGGTATCCCCTGGTCAAACTGATTCACATCCTTTCCTCCACCTTGCTGTTTGGTACGGGACTGGGAACGGCGTTTTACATGTGGCGGGCGGATTGTAGCGGTGATGTGCGGGTTATCGCCGTAGTGGCTCGCAACGTGGTGCTGGCGGACTGGCTGTTCACCACCCCGGCGGTGATTATCCAGCCGCTGACTGGCTTCCTGATGCTGCATTGGCTCAACATTCCCTACAGCACGCCCTGGATATGGATGAGCCTGGCGTTGTTCATCCTGGTGGGACTGTGCTGGCTGCCAGTGGTCTGGCTGCAGATACAGGTGGCCCGTGGGGCGGAAACGGCGCTACGGGAAGGAACAGGCTTCAATTACCCCCATCGCGCCTACATGCGGATCTGGTATGCGCTGGGCTGGCCGGCGTTTTTCGCCGTTATTGGAATTTTCTATCTGATGGTGACCAAACAAGGCTGGTGA
- a CDS encoding TetR/AcrR family transcriptional regulator, with translation MARASKRDFIIETATGIFLEQGFKGTSIDMVVNACKVSKPTVYNHFPDKSQLIDAVIDAWLVAQRPIMPECNDEAALWRELKREWWRGESVAMYRLIIGEGWRFETTAQRFWQEYDAKWREIVDKYGKNHQLSADDIALLQARVSHELWTRLSHGGEGS, from the coding sequence ATGGCAAGAGCATCGAAGCGAGATTTTATTATTGAGACGGCGACAGGGATTTTTCTGGAGCAGGGCTTCAAGGGGACATCGATTGATATGGTGGTCAATGCCTGCAAAGTATCGAAGCCGACGGTATACAACCATTTTCCCGACAAATCCCAGCTAATTGACGCCGTTATCGACGCTTGGCTCGTTGCGCAACGCCCGATCATGCCGGAATGCAATGATGAGGCGGCCCTGTGGCGGGAGTTAAAGCGAGAGTGGTGGCGTGGCGAGAGTGTCGCTATGTATCGTTTGATTATCGGTGAGGGCTGGCGTTTTGAGACGACCGCGCAGCGGTTCTGGCAAGAATATGATGCTAAATGGCGAGAAATTGTAGATAAATACGGGAAAAATCATCAGTTATCTGCAGATGACATTGCTTTGTTACAGGCCAGAGTCAGCCATGAGCTGTGGACAAGACTCAGTCACGGAGGAGAAGGCTCATGA
- a CDS encoding DUF1439 domain-containing protein, whose protein sequence is MQNLRLAWTYKISRSIVRALAYRLALTELDLQRYLSAHFPIETKRYLLGVRLHDPWVRLDDARNRIAVGARVELQLPGGFISTGVVEMEGVLSYSQQDGAFYLFDPQITDLQLHPIPSRYLKPARAAVRIALSRYVAGAPVFQFRMDSLRHRLARSLVKNVEVRRGKLRVCFRSSQQNCET, encoded by the coding sequence CGCTGGCTTACAGGCTGGCCCTGACCGAACTCGACCTGCAGCGCTATCTCTCCGCGCATTTCCCCATTGAAACCAAAAGGTACCTGTTGGGCGTACGTTTGCATGATCCCTGGGTGCGCCTGGACGACGCCCGCAACCGCATCGCGGTCGGAGCAAGGGTGGAATTGCAGCTTCCCGGCGGCTTTATCTCCACCGGCGTCGTTGAGATGGAGGGCGTTCTCTCCTACTCACAGCAGGACGGCGCATTCTATCTCTTCGACCCGCAAATCACTGACTTGCAATTACATCCCATCCCCAGCCGCTATCTCAAACCGGCGCGCGCCGCCGTGCGTATTGCGCTATCCCGTTATGTCGCCGGCGCCCCTGTTTTCCAGTTCCGCATGGACAGCCTGCGCCATCGTCTGGCGCGCAGTCTGGTGAAGAACGTGGAAGTCCGTCGCGGCAAGCTGCGGGTGTGTTTTCGCTCCTCACAACAAAACTGTGAGACCTGA
- a CDS encoding NAD(P)H-binding protein, whose translation MKILLTGAGGFIASVVLEKLLEQGCQVVAVARRRANIPVSDSVTFIQADLQHLTRMEDWSPMLRGVDAVINCAGILRESRKGDFDLVHFQAPKALVEACLQNGVERFVQISALGTEQDGGFITSKHKFDDYLMRALPTAVVLRPSVVLSERGSYGGTSLLRALAALPYLLFIPGSGDQKIQPILLEDLASVVAQAATRTDDAQSLARSSGVAYTVGPEVITLREYLTLMRRWLKFPAAKLVAVPISLIGLVAWIGQRLGAGPLNDTVWGMLKRGSYAEPGAYEQACEKFDYAPRSVKGYLQTSASFVQDRWHARLYLLREPVWLTLVVVWLLSGVAGFAARPEAFEPVLKAISLPETLWRPMVWFTSILDIVLGALLLSRRHMALVGQWMLLCVLGYTLTLGALAPALWLEPLGGLLKNLPLLCLLGLFLVVEKLR comes from the coding sequence ATGAAAATACTGCTGACTGGCGCAGGCGGGTTTATCGCCAGCGTCGTTCTGGAGAAGCTGTTGGAACAGGGCTGTCAGGTGGTGGCGGTGGCGAGACGGCGAGCGAATATCCCCGTCTCAGATTCCGTCACCTTCATTCAGGCGGATCTGCAACACCTCACCCGCATGGAAGATTGGTCCCCTATGCTGCGCGGCGTCGATGCTGTGATTAATTGCGCCGGCATTTTGCGGGAGTCGCGTAAAGGCGACTTTGATCTGGTGCATTTTCAGGCGCCGAAAGCATTGGTGGAAGCCTGCCTGCAGAACGGCGTTGAGCGTTTTGTGCAGATTTCGGCGTTGGGGACGGAGCAGGACGGCGGTTTTATCACGTCCAAACACAAGTTTGACGATTACCTCATGCGGGCACTGCCCACCGCAGTGGTGCTGCGTCCTTCGGTAGTGTTGTCAGAAAGAGGCTCTTATGGCGGCACTTCTTTGCTACGGGCCCTGGCGGCTTTGCCTTACCTGCTGTTCATCCCCGGTTCCGGCGATCAGAAGATCCAACCGATTCTGCTGGAGGATTTGGCGAGCGTCGTAGCGCAAGCAGCCACGCGGACGGATGATGCGCAAAGCTTGGCGCGCTCCAGTGGCGTGGCTTATACCGTGGGGCCGGAAGTCATCACATTGCGGGAATATCTCACGCTGATGCGGCGATGGTTGAAGTTTCCCGCTGCGAAACTGGTTGCTGTTCCCATATCGTTAATCGGCCTGGTGGCCTGGATAGGGCAGCGGCTGGGAGCGGGCCCTCTTAATGATACGGTATGGGGCATGCTGAAGCGGGGAAGCTATGCTGAGCCGGGCGCTTATGAGCAGGCTTGTGAGAAATTTGACTATGCGCCGCGCTCAGTGAAGGGGTATTTACAAACTTCCGCCAGCTTTGTACAAGACCGCTGGCACGCCCGACTTTACCTGTTGCGCGAGCCCGTCTGGCTCACGCTGGTTGTAGTGTGGCTGTTGTCTGGCGTCGCCGGATTCGCTGCGCGACCTGAGGCGTTCGAGCCTGTTCTGAAGGCGATAAGTCTGCCTGAGACTCTTTGGCGGCCCATGGTGTGGTTCACCAGCATACTGGATATCGTTCTCGGAGCGCTCTTGTTGAGTCGCCGCCATATGGCGCTGGTTGGACAATGGATGCTCCTGTGCGTGTTGGGATATACGCTGACTTTAGGTGCGTTGGCGCCGGCGTTGTGGCTGGAGCCTTTGGGCGGACTGCTGAAGAACCTGCCATTGCTGTGTTTGTTGGGCCTGTTTCTGGTTGTGGAAAAGCTGCGTTAA
- a CDS encoding alpha/beta hydrolase family protein has translation MNMDQEKPGACLALRKVVSVFFITAMISAPAFAADLVCSYGDGQTFLKWNEINDPTVRYQIYRGTQPFQVNEASQTVLVGDAELLGDAEFGSGLNKRRSGRPFLTPFFPMTKGEGLYAHTIRQYTATAYYAVFPNRGGQRLESVEEVAFGCEVSNERVAKTVPFLQENAGGVHYFTHWGAHYDTAVQKAFSNTPSYPFTFGIEGDLSKPDQPLFVGFHPRRADPAKTPEFEVKPGAFDNPAEDEIVYYPENFNTNLLDACGGDATQPSCERGPVEFVNDFWYGYPDRLGIRNCSAKELPRNSNGQVIIRDYSRQRVLHIISWLKGRLIKEGEELKPVIDPNRVYAGGYSMGGIGALFTAVASPEIFAAVMASAPKFNFAASYSEQSDQWDIGETERCYGDHLWGDIPSSTVFVDTEGVWIYDRLNLSYLVDHARADLPIMYVINGKNDNVVSWDEKPEFYHTMEANKQLGYFFWDQRVKGGKAHTPVGGEWDPMIDFSTIYAYRKNQSYPVFTNVQGADDPGAGSPMDGDAVGVLNGYLTWDMHTVIDTPVRFRMTLKLRSLRKCVRFNPERECLQMGRAHASSDVVTADVSLRGLQSFVVEPKGVYLYKATNPENPSEIYQSGLAKADPNGLITIEGLQVRDAGVTLLLGKAEDGMNH, from the coding sequence ATGAACATGGATCAGGAGAAGCCAGGCGCTTGTCTGGCTTTGAGGAAAGTCGTCAGCGTTTTTTTTATCACCGCCATGATATCCGCACCGGCGTTCGCCGCAGACCTAGTCTGTTCCTATGGCGATGGCCAGACTTTTCTCAAATGGAATGAAATTAACGACCCCACTGTACGCTACCAGATATATCGGGGAACGCAGCCTTTTCAGGTGAATGAGGCTTCACAGACCGTATTGGTGGGTGATGCGGAGCTGCTCGGCGACGCTGAATTCGGCTCTGGGCTGAATAAACGAAGATCGGGACGGCCGTTTCTGACGCCGTTCTTTCCGATGACCAAAGGCGAAGGTCTGTATGCGCATACCATCAGGCAGTATACCGCCACTGCCTATTACGCCGTGTTCCCCAACCGGGGCGGTCAGCGACTTGAATCCGTAGAGGAGGTCGCTTTCGGCTGCGAGGTCAGCAATGAAAGAGTCGCGAAAACCGTCCCTTTTCTGCAGGAGAATGCAGGCGGCGTGCACTATTTCACTCATTGGGGCGCGCATTATGACACCGCCGTGCAGAAAGCCTTCTCCAACACGCCCAGTTATCCGTTCACTTTTGGCATAGAGGGCGATCTCAGCAAGCCAGACCAACCCTTGTTTGTCGGCTTTCATCCACGACGCGCAGACCCGGCCAAGACGCCTGAGTTTGAGGTGAAACCCGGCGCTTTCGACAACCCCGCCGAAGACGAGATCGTTTACTACCCGGAAAACTTCAACACCAATCTGCTCGACGCCTGCGGCGGAGACGCAACCCAACCTTCCTGTGAAAGAGGGCCGGTGGAGTTTGTGAATGACTTCTGGTATGGCTATCCGGATCGTCTGGGCATTCGTAATTGCAGCGCCAAAGAGCTGCCCCGTAATAGCAACGGACAAGTGATTATCCGCGATTACAGCCGACAACGGGTGCTGCATATCATCAGCTGGTTGAAGGGACGGCTGATCAAGGAGGGTGAGGAGTTGAAACCGGTCATTGATCCCAATCGGGTATATGCCGGGGGCTATTCCATGGGCGGCATCGGCGCACTATTCACTGCGGTGGCGTCGCCGGAAATCTTCGCGGCGGTTATGGCCAGCGCGCCTAAATTCAACTTCGCCGCGTCTTATAGCGAACAGAGCGATCAATGGGATATAGGCGAAACTGAGCGCTGCTACGGAGATCATTTATGGGGCGATATACCGTCCAGTACGGTGTTTGTAGACACAGAAGGCGTATGGATCTATGACCGCCTGAACCTGAGTTACCTGGTGGATCACGCCCGGGCTGACTTACCGATTATGTATGTCATCAACGGTAAGAACGACAATGTCGTCAGCTGGGATGAAAAACCGGAGTTCTACCACACCATGGAAGCCAATAAGCAGTTGGGTTATTTCTTTTGGGACCAGCGCGTTAAGGGCGGTAAAGCCCATACGCCAGTGGGCGGCGAGTGGGACCCCATGATCGATTTCTCCACGATTTACGCTTACCGCAAAAATCAAAGTTATCCGGTGTTCACCAATGTACAAGGCGCGGATGATCCCGGCGCCGGCTCGCCAATGGACGGCGATGCAGTGGGTGTCCTCAACGGCTATCTGACATGGGACATGCATACGGTTATCGACACGCCAGTGCGTTTTCGCATGACGCTAAAGCTGCGTAGTCTGCGTAAGTGCGTACGCTTCAACCCGGAAAGGGAGTGCCTGCAGATGGGCAGAGCCCATGCGTCCTCAGATGTTGTGACGGCGGATGTCAGCTTGCGTGGTCTACAGAGTTTCGTCGTGGAGCCGAAAGGCGTTTATCTATATAAAGCGACCAACCCGGAAAACCCCTCCGAGATCTACCAGAGCGGGCTGGCGAAAGCCGACCCTAACGGCCTGATCACAATCGAAGGGCTGCAGGTCAGAGACGCCGGCGTTACCCTGCTCCTTGGTAAGGCGGAAGACGGCATGAACCATTAG